The Candidatus Neomarinimicrobiota bacterium genome segment AATATGGTTCGTCGAATTGAATTCATAAGATATTTATTGATGAATCCAATCTATAATTCGATCGATACCTTCCACAACGCGATTGCATGTTGGGTTTAAATGGTCAAACGAAAATCCGTCGGAAGGTTGTTTAGCGCTTTTTTGAAGTGCTTTAGCACCATCAAATGTGACATAAGCAAGACGAGCTGTAAGTTCTAAGCGATTCCTAAAAAAAGCTGAACCGGGGAGAAGGGCAACTCCTGTATCTTCCAGTAACTTCTTACAAAGCGTAGGACTATCAGAAATCCCTCTTGTTGAAAATGAATCCTTGATGTCAGAAAAATCAGGAAAAAGATAGAATCCACCTGTAGGGGCAACTGTTTTAATGCCACCTTCATTCAGTTTTTTTGTGGAATATTGACCTATGAGTTTCAATACACGCCTTGTATGAAACTGGTAATTCTTGATAGAATCGTCTGCCTGGTATGCCCGCACCGCAGCAAATTGTATCGGAGCAGAAACGCATGAAAAAGTTTCGCTGGCTGCCGCCGCCATGGATTGCATCAGCTGTTTCATTTTTTTCGGAAAAAGAAAATGTCCAAGTCGCCATCCGCCCGCACCGCACCACTTTGAAAGACCGGAACTGATAATGGTACCTTCCGGATAGAATTCTGCAATGGATCTATGATTTCCTTCGTGATTTAAGCGCCCATAAATTTCATCAGATAAAATGAGAATTTTATGTTTTCTAGCAGTCTCTGCCAACGCAATCAAATCTTTTTCTTTATAAGATGTTCCGGACGGGTTCCCGGGATAATTGAGGATCAAAAGCTTAGGCACGGAGGAAAATTTCTTTAGTTCATCGTCAAGTTGACTAGCAGATAAAAGCCAGTCTGAATCCGATGAAGTGTGAATATAAGACACCTTTCTTTTAAGCATGGAAGCTTGTGGAGAATAGGATACCCATGAGGGTGTAGAAATAATCGTTTCCCCATCATGGATCATTTGAAGCAAAAACATCAACTCTTTTGTTCCGGGACCAATAAAAACTTGAGAACCATCACATTCAGTGCCTAGTTCTTTGGAATAGGTACCAGCTATCGTGCTCCGTAATTCCGGAAGACCTTCTACAGAAATATATTCTTTTCTATGTGCATAAACTTTAAGAGTGTCCACGACGGTTTCTGGAACAGGAAAAGGTGATTGCCCAAACCCAAATTTGATAATGTCCTGCCCATCTTGTTCCAATGCAGAACTTTGTTCATTGATAGCAAGTGTTGCAGATTTCTCAAGGTTTTGAAATTGTAATTGAATATCATCTTCCATAATAGACTATGAAATTAAGGTCTTAATTAAAAATGAAGAATAAAAAAAGGCGGTGAGTTTCCTCACCGCCTTTTTCACTTAATTGCGAAGCAATTAGAAGTTATACATTAACCTTAGGTATGTCATACCACCGTGGTAGCCGATTGGCGTACGACGAGGATAAGGCATCCCTTGAGATACACGCCCAGTAGTTTCTGATGGGTACGTGTTCAATATGTTGGCAGCACCCAAGATTACGCTCAGGTTATTGCTTACAACACAACTCATTTCAAGGTCTAGCAGCATAGCTGGATCAACTTTTTTACGGTCGCCTTGTTCATCAATAGTTTCGCCGTAATAATTAAGACGAGCCATTGCTGAAAGTTTTTGACTGAGCCTATGATCAGCGGTCAACGATAACCGGATTTTCGGCAGATTGTTCTGCATATTGAAAATCGTACTGCTGGATACCGGCCAGGCATCTTTGATACCATCGTCGTCTGTATCAATCTCTGTAGAGTCGGTTACAGTCGTCGAGTTGTAATTCATCGCCATACTGAGGTTCGTTTTACCCATGTTGTACACGGCAACAACATCGAGACCGGTGGTATTGGTACTGAGGTTGTTGGTGTAAAATGCGAGCTTCGAAAATTCCGTGCTTCCTGTAACAGCAAGAGATCTCGATTTAATGATGCGATCTGTAACATTAATGATGTATGCATCAATTGTCAGATTCAGGCTCGGAATAATATTCGTAGTCAAGCCAACACTGATATTGGTCGCTTTTTCAGGAGTAAGAGCCACTCCGCCCATGGTAACAGTCAAGGAATCAGTCGGCCTAAGAGTTCCTTCCTGAACCTGTTTCCCTGTTGGGCCATCGAATGACGTTACAATACCGGTATAGTTGGACTGTCCGGGAGTCGGTGCGCGGAACCCCGTGGAGAAGTTTCCGCGAAGTGTCGCGAGGTTTCCAAGTATAAAACGACCGGCAACTTTAAAGTTGGTTGTCGTTCCAAAATCGGAAAAATCCTCAAAGCGTCCGGCTGCCTGTACCAGTAATGCACCCATGTCCATTTCTGCATCAGCATACATTGAGTAGTTTGTGCGTGCAAAAACACCGGCTGCATCCGGGCTTGTTCCTGGCATACCGTTGGCCGCCAAACCTGGCGCTGTGTAATACGTTGAATCCCCAGCAATGGTTGGATCCTTGATCAAGGCTACATTTGCCCAGGGTCCGGGCATCCAGGATTCTTTCTGTCCTTGATACATGGTGTATTCCTCTTCACGCCATTCTCCGCCAAATGCAAGATTCAAAGCATCTGAAAGTGCATAGGAGAAGTCAGCATTCAAGTTGGTTTCTGCCTGCTGAAGATCCCCGATGTCAAAATTGTGCGGTGAGTACGGTCCCCAGGAAAGATTCAGAGTATTTTTCAGGTAGTAACGGATATAATTGGATCCATAGCTTGCGCTGAAGTCATACTCTAATCCATTTGCTAAGTCACCCTTAATTCCAACAACAGAACTTATGTCATTTCCATGCCCTTCAAGGCGAGGAGTAAACCCCAATGGATACGTGTCGGCCCAGGAAAAATTTCCTTCGGACGAATCTGCAGGATTTAAGGGAATGTCCGTCAAAGCGCCGGATTTTCCTGCCGCTCTAAGGAAGAAACTGTATTCACCAAATGTATCGGCAAAGTTACCAAATGAATATGCCTGCACATGATCATTGATTTGCAGACCTGCATTCCAAACAGACCGAAAGCCGTAGCTCTTTGGCCGTCCCCAGTTCATGGCTGTCTGCCAATTATCTGTATTGGACTTATCATCAACTCCCCAGCTCGAATCCCATCCTTTGTAACCGTCAGATGCGGAAGCGTGCTGTTGCCCGCGTGAAAGCTCCGGGTTATTGATCCATTCGGTAGTGATATTGAGGAAGCCTTTTTCTGTAAGCTTCATACCAACATTGGTCGCGATTTTAAGATCAAATTCACCGCCTCTGCCGTTCGGTGCGGGAAGCCACATTCCGGATTGAACATCTACTTCAATTCCTTCTGAACGTTCTTTCAAGATAAAGTTCATCACACCTGCAATGGCGTCAGATCCGTACTGTGCCGAGGCACCGTCACGGAGAACTTCGAGACGCTTGAGTGCGATTCCCGGAATCATTCCGACATCAACAGCGTGGGCGCCTACATTCATTGCCGCGCCAAAATGTGAAATCAAGGCTGAGCGATGTCTGCGTTTTGAGTTAACGAGAACAAGGATATTGTCCGGTGGTAAACCTCTCATTGAGGTCGGGCGCACGAATGCTGCTCCATCACCTGTCAGAGGTGTCGCATTGAAGGACGGTACCTGGTTCTTAAGAGTTTCAGTAAAGTCACCGTTGCCTTGTCTGCGCAGCGCCATATCGTCAAATCCATCAATCGGCGTTGGGGATTTCATGGCAGTACGGCTCGCAGCGCGGGAACCGGTTACCATAACTCCGCCCATCGCAATGGCTTCTCCAGCGAGCTCAAAGTTAACGGTTGTTGCTGTGCCTCCTACGTGAACGGCCTGACTTGCAGATTCATGTCCAATGTAAGACGCCGTTATGGTATAGGAACCAAACGGTACATTAGAAATGCTGTAAGAACCATTCGCGTCTGAGGCTGTTCCTAAGGATGTTCCATCCAGAACCACATTTGCACCGGCAAGGCCGTTACCATCTGTGTCTGAAATTGTACCGGAAACTGAACCCGATTGGGCCCAAAGACCAGCTACCATCCCAAGAATTGCTACTAATCGCATTGGTGTTTTCATGTTGCTTTCTCCTTGGTTGTGTTTATCACTATTATGAAATTTCCGGGTATGTGGTATGTATACCAGAAATCATACAAGTATAGATGTAGTATTGAATAACTGCAAGTAGTTTATTTTATTGGGGAATAGGGAGGTAATTAACAAACAAATGGTTGATTACCTCGTCGGAACAACCATAAATATAATTCTGGGGTAAATTAGGTGCTGTAGGTTCCGATTTTAGACATTAATGCTTCGGTTAGGCTATCCAAGCCAATACGATCTTGCTTTTGTGTATCCCGATGGCGAAGCGTTACGGTCTGATCTTCTGATGTTTGATGATCAACTGTAATACAAAATGGTGTTCCCATTTCATCCTGGCGGTAGTAGCGTTTTCCGATGGAACCGGCCTGATCATAGAGCACCTTAAAATGGCATTTTAAATCATCCACAATTTTGCGAGCAATTTCAGGAAGACCCTCTTTTTTAACGAGTGGACAAACCACTGCTTTTACTGGAGCCAGAGACGGATGCAGTTTTAATACAATGCGGTCATTTTCGGTGTCATCCCAGTATGCATCGGCGAGAACTGCAAGTAACATTCTATTTAATCCGGCGGATGTTTCTATAATATAGGGAAAGTACTTTTCATTCGCTTCCTGATCAAAAATTTTCATATTTTTCCCTGAATATTCTTGGTGCTGTCGCAAATCAAAATCGGTTCTATTGTGTATTCCTTCAATCTCTGACCATCCAAACGGGAATTCATATTCAATGTCCCACGCTTCTTTTGCGTAATGGGCAAGTTCGCCTTCTCTATGCTGATGAAACCTGAGTTTGGTGCTGTCAATTCCCAAAATATCAGTATAAAAGTTCAACCTTTCTTCTTTCCATGCTTGTAAAGAATTTTCATCGTTGCCCGGCTTAACAAAATACTGCATTTCCATTTGTTCGAATTCCCGTGTGCGAAAAATGAAATTCCTGGCAACAATCTCATTCCGGAATGCTTTACCGATTTGCGCAATTCCAAAAGGGATTTTTAATCTCATGGCACCTTGTACCAAAAGATAATTCACATAAATTCCCTGCGCTGTTTCCGGGCGGAGATATGCGACAGCAGCATCATCTTCCACAGGGCCGACATGTGTCTTGAACATCAAATTAAACTGACGCGGTTCTGTTAATTGTCCTGTTGTCCCGCAGGATGGGCATTGAATATCTTCCCAGGTCCCATCATCAGGATTACCGTCAAATAATTCATCGGCCCGATAACGCGCGTTACAATGCTTACAGTCCACAAGCGGATCGTTGAATGCGCCCACATGTCCCGAAGCTTCCCAAATTTTTGGGTGCATTAAAATTCCACTATCTAATCCAACAATATTCTCATGTAATTGAGTCATTGCTGTCATCCAACCTTGTGAAATAGCATTTTTAAGTGCTGTTCCGAGTGGGCCATAATCATAAACGGCGCCAAATCCGCCATAGATTTCCGAACTCTGGAAAATGAATCCGCGGCGTTTGCAGAGGGAAACGATATTATCTATGGAAGTTTTTTTCATAAAATTAATCTAATTCTTTGAGCTCTTTTTCAATGGTATCATTGAATGGGATGTCACTTTGTTTTGGTTGCTTGACAGTGATGGCGGGGTGGGGGCGTTTTTTCATTGTAAAGCCAATTATAAGAATCGCGGCAATCCCGAGTGTTGCGGGCATCAGCCATGCTAACAAATTAAAACCAGAAGCAGTCGGTACAGCAAGAATTCTTTCTCCATATCCAAAGGTTCTTCTGCCATCAGACATAACAATTTGCTTTTCATTAACAAAATAATTTAAAATTTCTTCCCTGGGTTTTCCTTTTAGGACCAAGGCTTCAATTTCCTTTTCCATTTCAGAATTGCCATGATCATAAACTGTCCCGCTCCAGCAACATGGTGCCATCAGGCTTTTCTCCAAATCTAGTATCAATTGTTCTGAATTGGCAAAAAGTAGGGTGCAAAACAATACGGAAATAAGAGATGTTAATTTCATGATTTTTTTCGTTTCCTTCGTCGTTTTTTAGGAGGATTTAATCTGCGATTGTCAATTAATTCCACAGCTGTGTCCAAGGTAACATCATTGGGCTCAACGCCTTTGGGAAGGGACGCATTAATTTTTCCGTCAGAAATAAACGGACCATAGCGCCCAGCTTTTACAGTCAGCTCTTCTCCTGTTTTAGGATGTTTGCCTAATGTTTTTAATGCTTCAGATCTCCCAGAAGTTGCTTGTGCGAGTAATTCTATCGCACGATCAAGGGAAATGTCTAATGGATTGTCAGGATTTTTAAGACTCCGTGTTTTTTTAACCATTCTAAGGTAAGGACCATATCGGCCGTAGTCAGCTGTAATTTCCTCTCCGGTTTCCGGATGAGAGCCAACGACTCTCGGAAGATTCAAGAGCGCCAAAGCTGTTTCCAAATCAATAGATGATGGATCAATATGTTTAGGGATACTTTTTCTTTCGGTTGTTTCACCGCGCTGAACATAAGGTCCATAGGGGCCAACTTTACTCACAATGTCGTCATTTGATTTTGGGTCTTTTCCTATGATTACCGGACCGTCGCTTTGCGCTAACAATTCCATCGCCTTTTCAATTGTAATATCTCCTAAAGCAAGGTCCAACGGGATATTTCGTCGTTCTTCGCCTTGCTGGACGTAAGGTCCGAATTTCCCGATTCGAATAATCAATTCATTTTTATCCGTTCCATTCAGCGGAATAATGCACGCTTTCGGAATATCTACAGGATCATCTAGCATGCCTTGCAGTCCGGCATCTTCGTTATTTCCAAAATAGAAATCATTCATAAACGGCAACGCTTTCATTTCACCTCGCGCAATTGAATCTAAATCGTTTTCCATTTGGGCAGTAAATTGTGTATTTACCAGATGCTCAAAATGGTTTTCTAATAGTTGGGTAACGGCAACTCCCAAAAAGGTTGGAACGAGCGCACCTTTGGTTTTTGTCACATATTCCCGAAAGAGAATCGTGTCAATTATATTTGCAAACGTGGAGGGTCTTCCAATTCCATCCGATTCCAATTCTTTAACAAGAGACGCTTCTGTAAAGCGAGCTGGCGGTTTGGTATTATGTTCTTCTGCATCCAGAGAAATACAATCGAGTGTGTCGCCTTTTTTCATATTCGGTAAAACAGATTCCCGGTCTGCCAAACCTTTCGAGGAATCGTCCCTTCCTTCCACATAAATCTTCATGTAACCGGGGAAAATAATCACTCTTCCTGTAGCTCGAAATGTTGCGGAATTATTTTCTATTGTTACCGTTGTCTGTTTCAATTTGGCCGATGCCATTTGGGATCCGATGGTACGTTTCCAAATCAAATCGTAAAGTTTTCCCTCGTCGTCACCCAGTTTGGTTTTTGCACTTTCAACCGATGCGAATGTTGATCCGGATGGGCGGATAGCTTCGTGCGCTTCCTGAGCGTTTTTTACCTTGGTCTTATAAATGTTGGGCGTTTTGGGAGCATACTTCTTCCCGAATGTATCTATGATATAATCGCGTGAAGCTTTCAAAGCTTCGTCGGATAAATGGGTTGAGTCAGTTCGCATATATGTGATAAATCCATTTTCATACAATTTCTGAGCAGTTCGCATGGTTCGGCGTGCCGGGAAATGTAATTTTCGAGCGGCTTCCTGTTGCAGTGTGCTTGTGGTAAATGGAGGCTTTGGATTAGAAGTGCGCGGTTTTTCAACAATATCTTCGACTATCCAAGGTCCCGATTGTAGTTCATCCACAAGCGCATCTGCTTTTGGCTTATCCAGGAGTAAAGCATCCTGCCGTTTTAAATCGCCGGTTGTACTATCAAAATCTTTCCCGGTAATTAAAGTCTTTTGATCGACGGAATGGAGGTTGGCAGGGAACCCACTTGACGTACCGGATTTGAGTTCCGCTTTTATTCCATAATACGAAGCAGAATTAAACATCGCTCTTAGGCGCTCACGGTTAACCAAAATTCGCAATGCAGCAGATTGAACTCTGCCAGCGGATAATGTTTTATTTACAAAATTCATATTATTCTGAAGCGTGCTCCACAGTACTCTAGAAACTTTATATCCGACTAACCTATCAATAATTCTTCGTGCTTTTCGAGCTTCCACAAGATTGGTGTCAATGTCTCTGGGCTCGGTTAATCCTTTTTCAATTGCAGTTTTTGTGATTTCCGTAAATTGAATACGCTCGATCATAGAGTCACTCAATTCTTCTGCAATGTGCATAGCAATGGCTTCGCCTTCACGATCCGGGTCAGTTGCTATTATCACTTTCTCCGCAGACTTGGCTAGTTTTTTCAGTTCTTTAAAAAACTGATTCTTTTCTTCAAGAATTTCTTCTTCCATGGAAAAATCCTGATCAACATCTACGCCTAGCGACTTTCTTGGTAGGTCTTTAACATGTCCTACACAGGATATTATTTCAAAATTATCACCAAGGAGTTTGGATAATGTTTTCACTTTTGTTGGCGATTCAACGATGAGTATAGATTTGGTGCTCATAGATTCCTTTAATTAATTTTTTGTTTCAAAATGGCGTTTTTCATGCGTCTGTATTTTAATGTATAAAAGAAAGTTTATATTTGCAAAGAGGCAAGATAACCGCCCAGATCATCAAATTTGATTGACATTTGATCCCCTGTTTCCAAATTTTTTATCTGTGCTTCTTTTGCTTGAATTTCTGAATCCCCAATAATCACTGCAAACTCGGCGCCGATTCGATTTGCTTCTCTGAACTGAGCTTTTAAGCTACGCCTTATAGGGTCAAAATCTGACTGTACACCTATTTGCCTACTGGCATGGATTAGTGGGATCACAATTTCCCGAGCCACATCTCCATGTGCAATAAAATACACTTGAATTTGGCTATCCGCTGTAGATTCATTTTTGGATTCTAAACACAATAATATCCTTTCAATCCCAGCTGCAAATCCAATCGCTGGCGTGGAAGGACCGCCGAGGGTTTCCACAAGTCCATCGTATCTTCCGCCACCACAAACCGCATCCTGTGCACCCAAGGCGGTGGAGGTAATTTCAAAAGTAGTGCGAGTATAATAATCCAAACCGCGCACCAAAGTGGAATCAAGTTCAAATGGAATTCCACATTGTGTAAGTCCTTCGCAAACATCTGAAAAATGTGCCTTATCATTATCGTCTAAAAATTCAGAAATGTTGGGAGCGTCTTGTAATAATTTTTGTTCTTCAAGGTTTTTGGAATCCAAAATTCGAAGCGGATTAACTTCGAATCTTTTTTGGCTAGCCTCTGAAAGTTCGTTGAAATGCGGCTGTAAAAACGTTTTTAATGCTTTACGGAATTTTTTTCGGCTTTTCGTTTCGCCAATAGAATTCAACTTGAGTGTGAGCCCATCAAGGCCAAGTGCAATCAAGGATTCGGTTGCGAGCGAAATAACTTCAACATCCATTTCCGGTTGGTGTGAACCGATGGCTTCCACACCATATTGGTGAAATTGCCTAAATCTTCCGGCTTGGGGGCGTTCTTGACGAAAGGCATGATCAATGTAATACAATTTTGTCATGGGTGACTTTTTCCCAAGATTATGTTGAATAAAAGATCGGATGACCGGCGCAGTAATTTCCGGTTTTAAGGTTAAACTTGTATCGCCTTTATCCGAAAAAGTGTACATTTCTTTAGACACGATATCCGACGTTTCGCCAACACCACGAGCAAACAATTCAGATTTTTCAAATACAGGTGTACGGATTTCTCCATATCCAAAAATATCCATCATCTTCCGAATGGATTCTTCAGCAACCTGCCAGCGTCTTGCTTCAGGAGGAAGAATGTCATGCGTTCCCTTGGGTGATTGAATTTTATCTGGCATTATCCTACAACCGTGTGTAAAAGTGATTCAGCTTTTTCTTTATATTTTTCAGGAACAAATAGTTTTATTAAGCCTCCCGTTGCTTCACTTGATGAGATGGAGAAAGTGGTTGTCATAACATCTGATTTTACAAAATGCGGAATATCGTTTTGTTCAAGCAATTCGGTTATCATGTCTGCGTACATTTTTCCGGAAAGTTCGCCGACTTTTATCCAAGTGTGTTCATTTTGTTTAGAAGTTGTCATTCATTCATTAATAGCTAGCATGAATTTGCACCAAATCAGGCAGAGAATAAAACCCTGAAATATAATGTTACCAGTTTGGCTGCGATCGAAACCTTCCGCCTCTTTGTTCAACTTTTAAATCTTTTAAGGTCGGCGATTTTACGTGTAATAAAAGGTGAAAACCTGAACCATAACCAGATGGAGTCCATGTGATTGACATTGTCCAGCAATGGAGATCACGGTTGATAGAAAAATTGTGGCTGACTAACTCGCGGTTAATTAAATCAAACCGAGCGCTATAACCGACATTCCAGTTTTTAGTTAACTTAAAATTTGAATTTGTTGAAAGCCAAAATGTTTCTTGGGTTAATTCCGGATTAGATCGGTTTTGGGAATAACGAATGCTCAAAGTTGTGCTCCATAGATTTCCAGATCCTGATGGCCTTTCGGAAGATGGTATTCCGGTATCCAATCTGCCATCGGTGGTGATGCTATCAGCCCCCGACGCTTCACTTGATTGAATGGCAATTCTTTTCCCGGAAAATTTGAACCCGGTTGATAAACTCATATTCATCAGTCGAGGATAAGGAATACCGGTTTCTGTTACACGATACCGATCGATCCGAGCACCGGTTTGTGGATTAAAATCGTAGAAATCGTGCTTCATGGAAAGATCAAGATTGAGTATGCCTGCAATGTTGGATCGCACCGAAGATTGTAATTGAGAAAGCTTAAATGTTTCCGCCACAAAATTATATCCGGAAGACATTCCCCATGTGAATAAGTTCACTTTTTTGGTTTGATCGCCATCTTTCATTTTTGCCTGAAAAGAATGATTTAATGAAAAATTCATAGATTGACGTTCACCGGAGGATGTTCCACCTGCCATTGTGCCGGAGAATCGGTCAAAAGTTTGACTGAGAGAATCCTGAGTAATTGTTTTGAAATAGCCGAGATCTTGACCAAAGACCGGTTTAGAAAAATCGGGCGTATAGGAATAACCAATAGAGGTTGACATTACATGGCGGATAGATTTCAGAGAACCAATGCCAATCGGAAACAATCCGTAAAATTGGGTAGATGCACTGAGCCCCATTGAGCCGGTTGTGCGCTGTGCAAATCCGACAATTTCATCTTTAATAAAAACGCCGCTGGTATCAAAATGTCCGCTGTAAGATTTATTTACCCAGACAGATCGTAAACTCATATTTGGATTTAATGTGATGTATTGAAACACTTTTTGGGGCGCACTTAGTCCCATACTGTGATTGGTAACATAATCGTTGAAAGATTGCACAATGCCGGCACTGTCAGAATCTGTTATCCAGCGGTAAATCGAGGTAGAATCATCAAGTGAATAAGATTCGCTTTCATAATAAGTGCGGTGCTTGTTGGTAAAATTTGAAGAATAATTATACGCGATATTATGATACCATTTTCGCGATCCGCCAATGTGTTTAATGAGTTTTCTCTGACCATGTCGAAAGGCAATTTTTGGAAAAGTGCTGGATGTAATGTCCATTTGGGTTCCACTTCGGATTGGACTGGAATAGAAAGCAGAAGTTGGATCAATTTTTTGTTCCACCATAAGATCGGTATTGGATGATAAGTTGATACTGATTGAGTTATTAGACTTCCTCCAGTTTTTGGTGTATGTCGCATTGGATCGTGCCTGTTGGTTCAGCCGTGTTACAGGATTTATTCCGGTAAGTCGGTTGTATTGCCCATTGCTGTAGTAGCTGGCATTCACTCTAAATGTTTGGTCATTTCTTAGGACTTGATTATGATTCCAGTTTACCACATAATCACTTTGCCGGTTATTCAAAAGTTGCGTGATATCGCGCTCACTTTGTCCCAATCCGGATGGGAAATTTTGTCTGTTTTCAAGGTTCAGATTTCCGCTGAAGGCATATCGCTTTTCATACGCATTATTAAGCCGTATCGTGATTCCCTGTCGATCTGCAAAGCTCATGGTAAATTTTGAACCCCAATAATCGCTTGGAGCCCAATAATAACCGAGTCCGTCAAGGTATTGTCCACGTGTGCTACTTTCGCCATATCCCGGCATAATCCAACCAGAGTGTCTTCTACCGCGCTGATGCGGAAATACACCTAACGGAAGCCCCATTATCGGAATGCCGGAAATATACAGGACGATGGGCCGGGCAACTACTTTGTCTTCTGAAATCATTTTCATCCGAGAGCTTTCGAAATGGAAATGAGGTACAGGAAGATCGCATGTAGAGTATATACTTTCATCAATATAAAAATCGTCATTTTCACGGTTTCGGATTTCATCCCCTTGGAAATAGCCATCATCTATTTTTGTTCTGCCTTCAATCACTTTTCCTCTTTGAGATTCAAGATTATACAGAAGCGTGTCGCCTTCCATAGGACTCCGACCATCCTCGGTAAGTGTTGGTTTCATTGGAATATAGGTAGTATCGTGATATCCCTGCGGTAGTGCACGAAGAACATTGGTTGACCACAATACATTTATAAATCCTGCACTAAGGTGAACATTGGTATAATCAATGTTTGCGTTTCCATGCAGATCGGTTTCTTCTTCGGGAATTTTATAGTTGATAACATTCGATGTGTATTCCAAAGGTGCTTCGATATTGGTTGAAACGGTATCAGGAGTATAGGTTCCTCTGGCGCCGCCCGAAACTAAAATCTGATTCAAATTCCCTTCTTGGAATTTCATCCAAACGGTATCGCCGGATGCGAGATTTTTTCCCTGATAAACGGAATCATCAAAATTATGATATAAGGTTGTGGCCATTCCCTCCAACCGCATTGAATCCATTGAACCATTAACAAAATATGCTTTCATAACTCGACTCGTCATATCATCTAAATAATCGCCTTGTTCTTTCTGGATAACAACAGAATCTTTCTCCTGAGTTTTAATTTCACGATAACCTGAATTGTGGTAAATAGCATGCGCTTGTTCGGGAATATAAACGAATTCTAATTCTCCGTTGTTGTATTGTAGGGAAATTTCTTTACCGGAAATTGTTTGCCCTTCTTGGATAATTTTTGGATTAAGGATTAGTTGTGTTTTTTCTGACTCTCTGTTGTATATAGCACGTCCACAGTTTGCGGTGCGAAGGCTATCTTGAATGATTACTTTTTTATGAGCAGAGTACGAAACGCCATCAGTTACCTGAGATTGAACGTAAGAAAGTTCCTCAGCCATAATGGTTTGTCCTTCCTG includes the following:
- a CDS encoding aminotransferase class I/II-fold pyridoxal phosphate-dependent enzyme; translated protein: MEDDIQLQFQNLEKSATLAINEQSSALEQDGQDIIKFGFGQSPFPVPETVVDTLKVYAHRKEYISVEGLPELRSTIAGTYSKELGTECDGSQVFIGPGTKELMFLLQMIHDGETIISTPSWVSYSPQASMLKRKVSYIHTSSDSDWLLSASQLDDELKKFSSVPKLLILNYPGNPSGTSYKEKDLIALAETARKHKILILSDEIYGRLNHEGNHRSIAEFYPEGTIISSGLSKWCGAGGWRLGHFLFPKKMKQLMQSMAAAASETFSCVSAPIQFAAVRAYQADDSIKNYQFHTRRVLKLIGQYSTKKLNEGGIKTVAPTGGFYLFPDFSDIKDSFSTRGISDSPTLCKKLLEDTGVALLPGSAFFRNRLELTARLAYVTFDGAKALQKSAKQPSDGFSFDHLNPTCNRVVEGIDRIIDWIHQ
- a CDS encoding TonB-dependent receptor, whose protein sequence is MKTPMRLVAILGMVAGLWAQSGSVSGTISDTDGNGLAGANVVLDGTSLGTASDANGSYSISNVPFGSYTITASYIGHESASQAVHVGGTATTVNFELAGEAIAMGGVMVTGSRAASRTAMKSPTPIDGFDDMALRRQGNGDFTETLKNQVPSFNATPLTGDGAAFVRPTSMRGLPPDNILVLVNSKRRHRSALISHFGAAMNVGAHAVDVGMIPGIALKRLEVLRDGASAQYGSDAIAGVMNFILKERSEGIEVDVQSGMWLPAPNGRGGEFDLKIATNVGMKLTEKGFLNITTEWINNPELSRGQQHASASDGYKGWDSSWGVDDKSNTDNWQTAMNWGRPKSYGFRSVWNAGLQINDHVQAYSFGNFADTFGEYSFFLRAAGKSGALTDIPLNPADSSEGNFSWADTYPLGFTPRLEGHGNDISSVVGIKGDLANGLEYDFSASYGSNYIRYYLKNTLNLSWGPYSPHNFDIGDLQQAETNLNADFSYALSDALNLAFGGEWREEEYTMYQGQKESWMPGPWANVALIKDPTIAGDSTYYTAPGLAANGMPGTSPDAAGVFARTNYSMYADAEMDMGALLVQAAGRFEDFSDFGTTTNFKVAGRFILGNLATLRGNFSTGFRAPTPGQSNYTGIVTSFDGPTGKQVQEGTLRPTDSLTVTMGGVALTPEKATNISVGLTTNIIPSLNLTIDAYIINVTDRIIKSRSLAVTGSTEFSKLAFYTNNLSTNTTGLDVVAVYNMGKTNLSMAMNYNSTTVTDSTEIDTDDDGIKDAWPVSSSTIFNMQNNLPKIRLSLTADHRLSQKLSAMARLNYYGETIDEQGDRKKVDPAMLLDLEMSCVVSNNLSVILGAANILNTYPSETTGRVSQGMPYPRRTPIGYHGGMTYLRLMYNF
- a CDS encoding glycine--tRNA ligase, whose amino-acid sequence is MKKTSIDNIVSLCKRRGFIFQSSEIYGGFGAVYDYGPLGTALKNAISQGWMTAMTQLHENIVGLDSGILMHPKIWEASGHVGAFNDPLVDCKHCNARYRADELFDGNPDDGTWEDIQCPSCGTTGQLTEPRQFNLMFKTHVGPVEDDAAVAYLRPETAQGIYVNYLLVQGAMRLKIPFGIAQIGKAFRNEIVARNFIFRTREFEQMEMQYFVKPGNDENSLQAWKEERLNFYTDILGIDSTKLRFHQHREGELAHYAKEAWDIEYEFPFGWSEIEGIHNRTDFDLRQHQEYSGKNMKIFDQEANEKYFPYIIETSAGLNRMLLAVLADAYWDDTENDRIVLKLHPSLAPVKAVVCPLVKKEGLPEIARKIVDDLKCHFKVLYDQAGSIGKRYYRQDEMGTPFCITVDHQTSEDQTVTLRHRDTQKQDRIGLDSLTEALMSKIGTYST